Proteins encoded together in one Anaerotignum propionicum DSM 1682 window:
- the eno gene encoding phosphopyruvate hydratase, protein MKGFFEITDVYAREVMDSRGNPTIEVEVIVDDSIMGRAAVPSGASTGAFEAVEMRDGGERFNGTGVQRAVDNVNDIIAEEIIGMNALDQVSVDKAMIALDGTPNKAKLGANAILGVSMAVAKAAAEALDMPLYQYLGGFNAKTMPVPMMNIMNGGKHADNTVDIQEFMIMPVGAPSFKEALRMCAEIYHMLKKVLKNKGLSTAVGDEGGFAPDLPTADAVIDLIKEAVDATGYKWGEEIKIALDPAMTELYDEKDGKYHFPGESKMAGKEIVRTSEEMVDFWKTLANKYPIVSIEDGLAEEDWAGWQLLTKEMGDKVQLVGDDLFVTNTERLQKGIELKAGNAILIKVNQIGTLTETFNAIQLANRNKMTAIVSHRSGETEDTTIADIVVAVNAGQIKTGAPARTDRVAKYNQLLRIEEELDDAAEYAGMDAFFNIK, encoded by the coding sequence ATGAAAGGTTTTTTTGAAATTACAGATGTTTATGCAAGAGAGGTTATGGACTCCAGAGGTAACCCTACGATTGAAGTTGAGGTCATTGTTGATGACAGCATTATGGGTCGTGCTGCTGTTCCCAGTGGTGCTTCCACAGGCGCTTTTGAAGCGGTAGAAATGCGTGATGGCGGAGAGAGATTCAATGGTACTGGTGTTCAGAGGGCAGTGGATAATGTAAATGACATTATTGCGGAAGAAATCATTGGCATGAATGCTTTGGATCAAGTTTCTGTAGATAAGGCTATGATTGCTTTGGATGGTACACCCAATAAAGCAAAATTAGGTGCAAACGCAATTCTTGGTGTTTCTATGGCTGTGGCAAAGGCCGCGGCAGAAGCTTTGGATATGCCTCTATATCAGTATTTAGGTGGTTTTAACGCAAAGACCATGCCCGTTCCTATGATGAACATTATGAACGGCGGCAAGCATGCGGACAACACAGTAGATATTCAGGAATTCATGATTATGCCAGTTGGCGCACCTTCCTTCAAGGAAGCCCTTCGTATGTGTGCTGAAATCTACCATATGTTAAAGAAGGTTCTGAAAAACAAAGGTCTTTCTACAGCAGTAGGTGATGAAGGTGGTTTTGCACCTGACCTTCCCACAGCAGATGCTGTAATTGACTTGATTAAAGAAGCTGTCGATGCAACAGGGTACAAATGGGGAGAAGAAATTAAAATTGCTTTAGACCCTGCTATGACAGAATTATATGATGAAAAAGACGGCAAGTATCATTTCCCCGGTGAAAGCAAAATGGCTGGTAAAGAGATTGTTAGAACTTCTGAGGAAATGGTTGATTTCTGGAAGACATTGGCTAACAAATATCCTATTGTTTCCATCGAGGATGGTTTGGCTGAGGAAGATTGGGCAGGCTGGCAGTTATTGACCAAGGAAATGGGCGACAAGGTTCAGTTGGTTGGCGACGACCTCTTTGTTACAAACACAGAACGTTTGCAAAAAGGTATTGAATTGAAGGCAGGAAATGCCATTCTGATTAAAGTAAACCAGATTGGTACTTTGACAGAAACTTTCAATGCAATTCAGTTAGCAAACAGAAATAAAATGACCGCCATTGTTTCCCACAGAAGTGGTGAAACAGAGGATACAACCATTGCGGACATCGTTGTGGCTGTGAATGCGGGACAGATTAAGACAGGTGCGCCTGCAAGAACAGACCGTGTTGCTAAATACAATCAACTTCTGAGAATTGAAGAGGAATTGGACGATGCAGCAGAATACGCAGGTATGGATGCATTCTTTAATATAAAGTAA
- the gpmI gene encoding 2,3-bisphosphoglycerate-independent phosphoglycerate mutase — MGKKTTVLMILDGFGMNEKVEGNAIKQANTPVLDGIFKKYPFVKGYASGRDVGLPEGQMGNSEVGHLNMGAGRIVYQELTRITKAIEDGDFYENPELLHAIEHCKKNASALHLFGLVSDGGVHSHNTHLYALLRLAKKHDLEKVYVHAFLDGRDTPPSSGADFAAELAEKMRELEIGEFATVMGRYYVMDRDKRWERVQGAYDAMVLGKGVTATDAIDGIKQSYEKGKTDEFVPPTVIVDEKGMAKGKIADHDAVIFFNFRPDRAREITRAICDLDFDGFKREKVLQDLKYVCFTEYDITIPNKEVAFKPQKLTNTLGTYISSLGLKQLRTAETEKYAHVTFFFNGGVEEPNPNEDRWLVPSPKVATYDLQPEMSAYEVTDGLVKAIRSNEYDLIIVNYANSDMVGHTGIIEAAIKAVEAVDTCVGRVMEALLETGSNMFLCADHGNSDQMIDYVTQEPFTAHTTNPVPFVLINYTDGVGLREGGRLADIAPTLLEMMGLTIPEEMTGKSLLISK, encoded by the coding sequence ATGGGAAAGAAAACAACAGTATTGATGATACTGGATGGCTTTGGAATGAATGAAAAAGTCGAAGGAAATGCGATTAAACAGGCAAATACGCCTGTTTTAGACGGTATTTTTAAAAAGTATCCTTTTGTGAAGGGGTATGCCAGTGGTCGTGACGTTGGTTTGCCTGAAGGACAAATGGGAAACTCTGAGGTTGGGCACTTGAATATGGGTGCTGGCCGCATTGTATATCAGGAGTTAACCCGTATTACAAAGGCCATTGAGGATGGAGATTTTTATGAGAATCCCGAGCTGCTTCATGCCATTGAACATTGCAAAAAAAATGCTTCAGCCTTACACTTATTTGGTTTAGTTTCTGATGGTGGTGTTCACAGCCATAACACCCACTTATATGCTTTATTGCGATTGGCGAAAAAGCATGATTTGGAAAAGGTTTATGTGCATGCATTCTTAGATGGAAGAGACACTCCTCCTTCTTCGGGCGCAGATTTTGCCGCCGAATTAGCGGAAAAAATGCGTGAGTTGGAGATTGGTGAATTTGCCACTGTTATGGGACGCTACTATGTCATGGATCGTGACAAACGCTGGGAAAGAGTGCAGGGAGCATATGATGCCATGGTTTTAGGGAAAGGTGTAACTGCCACAGATGCCATTGATGGAATTAAGCAGTCTTACGAAAAAGGTAAGACAGATGAATTTGTGCCACCCACAGTGATTGTGGATGAAAAGGGAATGGCAAAAGGGAAGATTGCAGACCATGATGCAGTTATTTTCTTCAATTTCCGCCCTGATCGGGCAAGGGAAATTACTAGAGCAATCTGTGACCTTGATTTCGACGGATTTAAAAGAGAAAAGGTATTGCAAGATTTGAAGTATGTTTGCTTTACAGAATATGATATTACCATACCTAATAAAGAGGTTGCATTTAAACCTCAAAAATTGACGAATACATTGGGCACATACATTTCATCATTGGGTTTAAAACAATTAAGAACAGCAGAAACAGAAAAGTATGCCCATGTCACCTTCTTTTTTAACGGTGGTGTGGAAGAACCAAATCCCAACGAGGATCGCTGGCTCGTACCTTCCCCAAAGGTTGCAACCTATGATTTACAACCGGAAATGAGTGCATATGAGGTGACGGATGGTTTAGTTAAAGCGATTCGTTCCAATGAATATGACTTAATTATTGTAAATTATGCAAATTCCGACATGGTTGGACATACCGGCATCATTGAGGCTGCTATCAAAGCCGTGGAAGCAGTAGATACATGTGTGGGTAGGGTAATGGAGGCATTATTGGAAACAGGTTCTAATATGTTTTTATGTGCAGACCATGGGAACAGTGACCAAATGATTGATTATGTGACCCAGGAACCTTTTACTGCCCATACTACAAATCCAGTGCCTTTTGTATTAATTAATTATACTGATGGCGTTGGGCTAAGAGAAGGTGGCAGATTGGCAGACATTGCGCCGACCCTATTAGAAATGATGGGCTTGACTATTCCCGAGGAAATGACGGGGAAAAGTTTGTTGATCAGTAAGTGA
- the tpiA gene encoding triose-phosphate isomerase: protein MRKKIIAGNWKMNKTPKEAIEFCRLMKDKAASSTVDVVFCVPFVDLYPVLEELKGSGIGVGAENMHFEDSGAYTGEVSSRMLKEMGVSYVVLGHSERRQYFGETDEMVNKKVKKALEVGITPIMCCGETLEQREAGITIEWIRMQVKCGLLGLSAEEVEKVVIAYEPIWAIGTGKTASSLQAQEVCKAIRQVVGEVYGHAVAEKVRIQYGGSVSGKNAAELFAMADIDGGLVGGASLKEEFQEIVHYQK, encoded by the coding sequence ATGAGAAAGAAGATTATAGCAGGAAACTGGAAAATGAACAAAACGCCCAAAGAGGCGATTGAATTTTGCAGATTGATGAAGGACAAGGCTGCATCCTCTACAGTTGATGTGGTTTTTTGTGTACCTTTTGTTGATTTATACCCTGTCTTGGAAGAGTTGAAGGGCAGCGGAATTGGTGTAGGTGCCGAAAATATGCATTTTGAGGACAGCGGTGCTTATACAGGAGAGGTTTCTTCCCGTATGCTAAAAGAAATGGGCGTATCCTATGTTGTTTTAGGACACTCCGAACGTCGTCAATATTTTGGTGAGACTGACGAGATGGTAAATAAAAAAGTAAAGAAGGCTTTAGAAGTGGGTATTACTCCGATTATGTGCTGTGGAGAAACCTTGGAGCAAAGGGAAGCGGGAATTACAATAGAATGGATTCGTATGCAGGTGAAATGTGGATTACTTGGTTTGAGTGCTGAAGAGGTTGAAAAAGTTGTAATCGCCTACGAACCTATTTGGGCAATCGGTACTGGCAAGACTGCTTCTTCTCTACAGGCGCAAGAGGTTTGCAAAGCAATTCGCCAAGTTGTAGGTGAAGTTTATGGCCATGCAGTTGCAGAAAAAGTTAGAATTCAATATGGCGGCAGTGTGAGCGGTAAAAATGCTGCTGAATTGTTTGCTATGGCTGATATTGATGGTGGATTGGTTGGCGGTGCCAGCTTAAAAGAAGAGTTTCAGGAAATTGTACACTATCAAAAATAA
- a CDS encoding polysaccharide deacetylase family protein: protein MVLLCSLLFQLTAWGKTVVAMDCVEEEELIEPAEKIIFPPTDYIPVLMYHHFAIRDMGEGNGVVTTQAELRDQISYLKNAGYEIISLETLNELLQRVEKEKVQNRKKEKDAFSLELDKKYICITMDDGYLSNYELAFPVFQEYRVPASIFVVTDSITNQTGLRKLDWQQAKKMVDSRLVKIYNHTANHVPADMETEDEFLDQVDKGELALHTYLRQDACKALAFPNGHFTIECQEGLKEMGFDLLFTVEQKVITKQTSRYEIPRIAVESGWDGETLMENIERTARKSFVP from the coding sequence ATGGTTTTATTATGCAGTTTGCTTTTTCAGCTGACTGCTTGGGGAAAAACGGTTGTTGCCATGGACTGTGTAGAAGAAGAAGAATTGATTGAACCGGCGGAGAAAATCATTTTCCCGCCGACAGACTATATTCCGGTATTGATGTATCATCATTTTGCAATACGTGATATGGGCGAGGGAAACGGCGTTGTTACCACCCAAGCCGAGTTGAGGGATCAGATTTCTTATTTAAAGAATGCGGGGTATGAAATTATTTCTCTGGAAACTTTGAATGAGCTCCTTCAGCGGGTGGAAAAAGAGAAGGTTCAAAATAGAAAAAAGGAAAAAGATGCGTTTAGCCTTGAATTGGATAAAAAATATATCTGCATCACTATGGATGACGGATATTTGAGTAACTATGAATTGGCTTTTCCTGTTTTCCAAGAATATCGTGTCCCTGCCTCTATCTTTGTTGTAACGGATAGCATTACCAATCAAACCGGATTAAGAAAATTAGACTGGCAGCAAGCTAAGAAAATGGTGGACAGCCGATTGGTTAAAATATATAACCATACAGCCAACCATGTACCTGCGGATATGGAAACGGAAGATGAATTTCTTGACCAAGTGGATAAGGGAGAGCTTGCATTGCATACGTATCTAAGGCAAGATGCCTGCAAGGCTTTGGCGTTTCCTAATGGACATTTTACCATTGAATGTCAAGAAGGCCTGAAAGAAATGGGCTTTGACTTATTATTCACGGTAGAACAAAAGGTTATTACAAAACAAACATCACGCTATGAGATTCCAAGAATTGCCGTGGAGTCCGGGTGGGATGGTGAAACTTTGATGGAAAACATAGAGCGGACGGCGAGAAAAAGCTTTGTGCCGTAA
- a CDS encoding phosphoglycerate kinase, with protein sequence MLNKKSVDDLQVKGKRVLVRCDFNVPLQDGAITDENRITAALPTIKKLVEDGGKIILCSHMGKPKGEPKPELSLAPVAKRLSELLGKEVVFAKDDTVVGENAKKAVSVMQEGDVILLENTRYRKEETKNEESFSKELASLADVFVNDAFGSSHRAHCSTVGVTEFVKESAVGYLMEKEIEFLGNAVNNPQHPFVAILGGSKVSDKINVINNLLEKVDTLIIGGGMAYTFAVAKGGKVGDSLLEVDKVGYAKEMMEKAEEKGVKLLLPVDTVITKEFKNDTEFKTVSALEIPDGWMGLDIGEKSKELFTNAIMGAKTVIWNGPMGVFEFENFAAGTKAVAQAMADIDATTIIGGGDSAAAVNQLGFGDKMTHISTGGGASLEFLEGKDLPGVVAVQDK encoded by the coding sequence ATGTTAAACAAAAAATCGGTTGATGATTTACAGGTAAAGGGGAAAAGGGTTCTGGTCAGATGCGACTTTAATGTCCCATTACAGGATGGGGCAATTACTGATGAAAATAGAATAACTGCCGCTCTCCCTACAATCAAAAAGCTAGTGGAAGATGGCGGAAAAATCATCCTTTGTTCCCATATGGGCAAGCCAAAGGGAGAACCAAAGCCTGAACTTTCCTTGGCACCCGTTGCAAAAAGACTTTCAGAATTGCTGGGGAAAGAGGTTGTTTTTGCAAAAGATGATACGGTAGTAGGTGAGAATGCCAAAAAGGCTGTGTCAGTAATGCAGGAAGGCGACGTAATTTTATTGGAAAATACACGCTATCGTAAGGAAGAAACAAAGAATGAAGAATCTTTCAGTAAAGAACTGGCATCTTTGGCTGATGTTTTTGTAAACGATGCTTTTGGCAGCAGCCATAGAGCACATTGCTCTACTGTAGGGGTAACGGAATTTGTAAAGGAATCTGCAGTTGGGTATTTAATGGAGAAAGAAATTGAGTTTTTGGGAAATGCCGTGAATAATCCCCAGCACCCTTTTGTAGCAATTTTGGGTGGTTCCAAGGTTTCTGATAAAATCAATGTTATTAACAATTTATTGGAAAAAGTGGATACACTAATCATTGGAGGCGGCATGGCATATACCTTTGCTGTAGCCAAGGGCGGCAAGGTTGGAGACTCCTTGCTGGAAGTTGACAAGGTGGGTTACGCAAAGGAAATGATGGAAAAAGCAGAAGAAAAGGGCGTAAAACTATTGCTTCCTGTGGATACTGTAATTACAAAAGAATTCAAGAATGATACAGAATTTAAAACTGTTTCTGCATTGGAAATTCCCGATGGCTGGATGGGCTTGGACATTGGTGAAAAATCAAAAGAACTATTTACAAATGCAATTATGGGAGCAAAGACAGTTATTTGGAATGGACCTATGGGTGTGTTTGAATTCGAAAACTTTGCTGCCGGCACGAAGGCAGTTGCTCAGGCAATGGCGGATATTGATGCAACAACAATCATTGGTGGTGGTGATTCTGCTGCAGCGGTAAATCAGTTGGGCTTTGGGGATAAAATGACCCATATTTCCACAGGCGGCGGTGCATCATTAGAATTTTTGGAAGGAAAGGACTTGCCGGGCGTAGTAGCAGTGCAAGATAAATAA
- a CDS encoding sugar-binding transcriptional regulator, with protein sequence MEDKLQLIRKIAPDLTEEMIKRYRVLKTVRLLQPCGRRMVVLALGMTERTVRSEIERFSVQKLVQVSKTGMVVTEEGLEVLEGLDTVFSIMTGLSVLEEKLALLLGVKRVLIAQGDADVSERSRKEMGQLAMRHLLEKTNEKSCIAITGGSSMEDLVLAAPEMSKPMAKMVVPARGSIGRRMELQADTLAVQLAEKLQAEYRLLHLPDNLSETALEEMKKQPEIFETIQEMDRANILLLGVGNALDMAEKRRLDEEIMANLVKQDAIAEACGYYFNRSGEVLYRTRSIAIDFDQISKMDEVIVVAGGEKKAESILAVSKSIPSGIFITDEGAAMKMLRVLEA encoded by the coding sequence ATGGAAGACAAACTGCAATTAATTCGTAAAATTGCACCTGATTTGACGGAAGAAATGATCAAAAGGTATCGTGTTTTAAAGACAGTGCGCCTTTTGCAGCCCTGTGGAAGAAGAATGGTAGTGCTTGCACTGGGTATGACAGAAAGAACGGTTCGCAGCGAAATTGAACGGTTCAGTGTGCAAAAGCTGGTTCAGGTTTCAAAGACAGGTATGGTTGTTACAGAAGAAGGCTTGGAAGTTTTAGAGGGATTGGATACAGTTTTTTCTATTATGACAGGATTATCTGTTTTAGAGGAAAAGTTGGCTTTGCTCTTAGGTGTTAAGCGTGTTCTTATTGCACAAGGCGACGCAGATGTCAGCGAGCGTAGCCGTAAGGAGATGGGGCAACTTGCCATGCGGCATCTTTTGGAAAAAACCAATGAGAAAAGCTGCATTGCCATTACCGGTGGTTCATCCATGGAGGATTTGGTGCTTGCGGCACCGGAAATGTCTAAACCTATGGCCAAAATGGTTGTGCCTGCAAGAGGCAGTATAGGCCGTAGAATGGAATTGCAGGCAGATACTTTAGCGGTACAGTTAGCTGAGAAGCTGCAGGCAGAGTATCGACTTTTGCATTTGCCTGATAATTTAAGTGAGACAGCTTTGGAGGAAATGAAAAAGCAGCCTGAAATTTTTGAAACTATACAGGAAATGGATCGGGCGAATATTTTACTTTTGGGCGTTGGCAATGCATTGGATATGGCGGAAAAACGCAGGTTGGATGAAGAGATAATGGCCAATTTAGTAAAACAGGATGCAATTGCAGAAGCCTGCGGATATTATTTTAACCGCAGTGGTGAGGTGCTTTACAGAACCCGTTCTATTGCCATTGATTTTGATCAAATCAGTAAGATGGATGAGGTTATTGTGGTTGCAGGTGGCGAGAAAAAAGCTGAGAGTATTCTAGCTGTAAGCAAAAGTATTCCAAGCGGGATATTTATTACCGACGAAGGTGCTGCGATGAAAATGCTGAGGGTTTTAGAGGCGTAG
- a CDS encoding NUDIX hydrolase: MVEAVSCGGVVIYKWKILLLYKNQNGRYMGWVLPKGTVEEGETYRQTALREVKEESGATGEIIKYVGKTQYTFKGSEDTVNKTVHWYLMSANSFFCKPQSEEYFADAGFYKFHEAYHLLKFNDERQILKKAYYEYSEMRKNKEFLKRKFSEKKT; encoded by the coding sequence GTGGTAGAAGCGGTGAGCTGTGGAGGCGTTGTTATTTATAAGTGGAAAATTCTCCTCTTATATAAAAACCAAAATGGCAGATATATGGGTTGGGTATTGCCCAAGGGCACTGTGGAAGAAGGCGAAACCTATCGGCAAACCGCTTTGCGTGAGGTAAAGGAAGAATCCGGTGCCACCGGAGAAATTATTAAATATGTGGGGAAAACCCAATATACTTTTAAAGGCAGTGAGGATACCGTAAACAAAACAGTGCATTGGTATTTGATGAGTGCCAATTCCTTTTTTTGTAAGCCTCAGAGTGAAGAATATTTCGCCGATGCGGGTTTTTATAAATTCCATGAAGCCTATCATCTGTTAAAATTTAATGACGAACGCCAGATTTTAAAAAAAGCATATTATGAGTATAGTGAAATGCGTAAGAATAAGGAATTTCTGAAACGGAAGTTTTCTGAAAAAAAAACGTAA
- a CDS encoding PrsW family glutamic-type intramembrane protease, translating into MLIQLAAAPVFLGLFYIYVRDKYEKEPWRMLFLGLLYGIYTTAVIYAVGLGLEKIFPHVESPIYTSFISSAGVEEVTKYIFLVLLIWRNGNFNEPLDGIVYGVFVSLGFAWIENIIYVTHPVMGGYSTAFSRAFLSVPGHGLFGVQMGYYLGLAKFFRGKKHFLLAFFVPYLVHALYNYFLLEKFSFFWIPFWILEVWLWWSALRHIKELVRISPFRE; encoded by the coding sequence ATGTTAATCCAACTGGCTGCTGCACCGGTTTTTTTAGGACTGTTTTATATTTATGTAAGAGATAAATATGAAAAAGAGCCTTGGAGAATGCTCTTTCTTGGATTACTGTACGGTATTTACACGACTGCTGTTATTTATGCAGTAGGATTGGGATTGGAAAAAATTTTCCCCCATGTGGAGTCACCCATCTATACATCCTTTATCAGCTCAGCAGGCGTTGAAGAGGTGACGAAGTATATATTTTTGGTACTTTTAATATGGAGGAATGGTAATTTCAATGAGCCCCTGGATGGAATTGTGTATGGTGTTTTTGTTTCTTTAGGTTTCGCGTGGATTGAAAACATTATATATGTAACGCATCCCGTTATGGGTGGTTATAGCACTGCTTTTTCTAGGGCATTTCTTTCCGTCCCGGGACATGGATTATTTGGTGTGCAAATGGGGTATTATTTAGGGCTGGCTAAATTTTTCCGAGGAAAAAAACATTTTTTGCTTGCTTTTTTCGTTCCGTATTTGGTTCATGCCTTATATAATTATTTTCTGCTTGAGAAATTTTCGTTTTTCTGGATTCCTTTTTGGATATTGGAGGTTTGGTTATGGTGGTCAGCCCTCAGACACATTAAAGAGCTGGTTCGTATTTCACCTTTCCGAGAATAA
- a CDS encoding ABC transporter permease, whose product MSTKDLLDMALRNLLKRKLRTFLTVLGVVIGTASIVVMVSIGIGMNESFARQLESWGSLQVIDVYSPNGDGGRYMPDDDAAKDAKKNGKKVKLDAVAVESFRQMAGVEAVSPIKNLYLMLGSGKYVADANIIGLDPAAMEALGYKIENGRALNGEDVKSIVVGGGVEFYDPKLNWEMRMNSEPPQLELVGDKVEVSYDWSYGSKYADKTIKSNKFEVVGTMSADGSNGWSVIMPIKELEKIEKAQQEWEKKRNGSSGGRGQKQQSHEYEQVMVKVIDIKNVQAVQQQIKDMGYRATSLSDELDAMKETTKMLRMVLGAIGAISLVVAAIGITNTMVMAIYERTREIGIMKVIGASLRDIKLLFLTEAAFIGFAGGILGIGVSFVTSKLVNFVAMQQGSDMSSSIPIWLYIGSIAFATVIGVLSGYLPAQRAMKLSALSAIKTE is encoded by the coding sequence ATGAGTACGAAGGACTTATTAGATATGGCTCTTCGTAATTTGCTGAAGCGAAAGCTCCGAACATTCCTAACGGTGCTTGGTGTTGTAATTGGTACGGCTTCCATTGTTGTAATGGTATCCATCGGGATTGGAATGAATGAGAGCTTTGCGCGTCAGCTTGAAAGTTGGGGGAGCCTGCAAGTAATTGATGTATATTCGCCCAATGGCGATGGTGGACGCTATATGCCTGACGATGATGCTGCAAAGGATGCAAAGAAAAATGGTAAGAAGGTAAAATTGGACGCAGTGGCTGTGGAATCTTTTCGCCAAATGGCTGGGGTTGAAGCCGTTTCTCCAATAAAAAATCTTTACCTGATGCTTGGCAGCGGTAAATATGTTGCTGATGCCAATATTATAGGACTTGATCCGGCAGCTATGGAGGCTTTGGGCTATAAAATTGAAAATGGACGGGCTTTAAATGGTGAGGATGTAAAATCCATTGTTGTTGGCGGCGGGGTGGAATTTTATGACCCTAAATTAAACTGGGAAATGAGAATGAATTCGGAACCACCACAGTTAGAATTGGTTGGTGATAAGGTTGAGGTAAGCTATGACTGGAGCTATGGTTCAAAATATGCCGATAAAACCATCAAATCAAATAAATTCGAAGTGGTTGGAACCATGTCTGCTGATGGCAGCAATGGCTGGAGTGTCATTATGCCAATAAAAGAGCTTGAGAAAATTGAGAAGGCACAGCAAGAATGGGAGAAAAAACGGAATGGCTCTTCCGGTGGGAGAGGACAAAAACAACAATCCCATGAGTATGAACAGGTTATGGTTAAGGTAATTGACATTAAAAATGTTCAGGCTGTGCAACAGCAGATTAAGGATATGGGCTATCGGGCTACCAGCTTATCAGATGAATTGGATGCTATGAAAGAAACTACGAAAATGCTCCGTATGGTTTTAGGGGCAATTGGTGCCATTTCATTGGTTGTTGCGGCTATTGGAATTACCAATACCATGGTTATGGCAATTTATGAAAGAACCAGAGAAATTGGTATTATGAAGGTAATCGGGGCTTCTCTTCGGGATATTAAGCTACTGTTCTTAACAGAAGCGGCATTTATCGGATTTGCCGGAGGTATTTTGGGCATTGGTGTAAGCTTTGTAACATCAAAGCTGGTTAACTTTGTAGCCATGCAGCAAGGCAGTGATATGTCATCTTCTATACCCATTTGGTTGTATATTGGTTCCATTGCCTTTGCAACGGTAATTGGTGTTCTTTCAGGATATTTACCTGCACAGCGTGCAATGAAACTAAGTGCATTATCGGCGATTAAAACGGAATAA